A region of Aquarana catesbeiana isolate 2022-GZ linkage group LG08, ASM4218655v1, whole genome shotgun sequence DNA encodes the following proteins:
- the LOC141105238 gene encoding olfactory receptor 1J21-like: protein MEECSNITENVFYISAFPISETGQCLLFTAVLLMYLMAVLGNMTIVLLVSLVPQLHTPMYFFLSNLAISDVIYVSVTLPKLLSILLTQDHWISFSACMAQVYFFSLSAGCDILLLTSMSYDRYVAICKPLQYSLLMSKDVCLLLALSPWLISVTNAAAHVLTTSLLSYCLTQNVDHFFCELKELYAITSSDATSRNIFMLIEDALLAFFPFLLIMTSYVFIISTILKIRSSKGRLKAYSSCTSHLTTVILFYGPIIILYSRPESEGSKELDKLLTLLYTAVVPMLNPFVYTLRNQDVLNAIQNVKRKRNMIFLK, encoded by the coding sequence ATGGAGGAATGCTCAAACATTACAGAAAATGTGTTCTACATTTCAGCTTTTCCCATCTCTGAAACTGGACAATGTCTCCTTTTCACTGCAGTTTTATTGATGTATCTGATGGCTGTCCTTGGAAACATGACGATTGTTCTTTTGGTGAGTCTGGTTCCCCAGCTCCATACTCCAATGTATTTCTTCTTGAGTAATCTTGCTATTAGTGATGTTATATATGTTTCAGTTACTCTTCCAAAACTGCTCTCCATACTCCTAACACAGGATCATTGGATTTCTTTTTCTGCCTGTATGGCTCAGGTGTACTTCTTCTCATTGTCAGCTGGTTGTGATATACTTCTACTGACCTCCATGTCCTATGATCGATATGTAGCAATCTGTAAACCATTACAATATTCCTTACTCATGAGTAAAGATGTATGCCTTTTATTGGCTCTGTCCCCTTGGCTTATATCTGTGACTAATGCAGCAGCCCATGTGTTAACCACATCTCTATTATCCTACTGTCTCACACAAAATGTTGACCATTTCTTTTGTGAGCTGAAAGAACTGTATGCAATAACCTCTAGTGATGCTACAAGCAGAAACATATTTATGTTAATTGAGGATGCATTGttggcattttttccttttttgcttatTATGACCTCCTACGTATTCATCATCTCCACAATACTGAAAATTCGTTCCTCAAAGGGAAGGCTCAAAGCTTATTCCAGTTGTACCTCCCACCTCACTACGGTAATATTATTCTATGGTCCAATAATTATATTGTATAGCAGACCAGAATCTGAAGGTTCTAAGGAACTGGACAAGTTGCTAACCTTGCTTTATACAGCTGTGGTTCCAATGCTCAACCCATTTGTCTACACCTTAAGGAACCAAGATGTTTTGAATGCTatacaaaatgtaaaaaggaaGAGGAACATGATTTTCCTAAAATAA